One Oscillatoria sp. FACHB-1406 genomic window carries:
- a CDS encoding phycobiliprotein lyase: MNALIPNVRVSPESLAIAFFQRSHGQWKSQRRYYTLQSEKVEEVESFLSVSFLEAGSPELIELAALHELEDLAFVAGAKTTWESNYTGTQRKPSKGSTVFGVKDNILYRDRGFATTKPVTATFSFINADTMTLRTEYKGSLFEEELKLIGEQYRTRQTIISRAGEQLTIGQYLEKRIG, from the coding sequence ATGAACGCATTAATCCCTAACGTTCGAGTCTCCCCCGAATCTTTAGCGATCGCGTTTTTCCAGCGCTCTCACGGGCAATGGAAATCCCAACGACGCTACTACACCCTACAAAGCGAAAAAGTAGAAGAAGTTGAAAGCTTCTTAAGCGTCTCTTTTCTCGAAGCAGGGAGTCCCGAACTTATCGAGTTAGCTGCGTTGCACGAACTCGAAGATTTAGCCTTTGTTGCAGGGGCGAAAACCACCTGGGAAAGTAACTATACCGGTACGCAGCGCAAACCCAGCAAAGGTTCGACCGTCTTTGGCGTAAAGGACAATATTTTATACCGCGATCGCGGATTTGCCACAACCAAACCCGTCACCGCTACATTCTCCTTCATCAATGCCGACACCATGACCCTACGAACCGAATACAAAGGTTCCTTGTTTGAGGAAGAACTCAAACTCATTGGAGAACAGTATCGTACCCGTCAAACCATTATTTCCCGCGCGGGAGAACAGCTAACCATCGGTCAATACTTAGAAAAGCGGATCGGGTAA